A portion of the Fulvia fulva chromosome 1, complete sequence genome contains these proteins:
- a CDS encoding 1-phosphatidylinositol 4,5-bisphosphate phosphodiesterase 1 — translation MTDRPTAGLSDCVKKHAQKAYERDAKGHQTFDAFLETLVKPESSAALPITEDLSHPLSHYYISSSHNTYLSGNQLWGKITTDSYKDVLMRGCRCIEVDIWDGDSPSSSEAEAESPKTDHDVNKLSGMLKKGLSKLRSQSPSAHDAPDSPKGHAEQMPTPWRTNSGRYEPVIYHGYTATREMPFRKMCEAVREYAFRTTDLPLIVSLEVHCSPAQQDIMVELMNDYWKPYLYRAPAAFSDSTPLPPLATLKKTILVKVKYTPPEKAKAAQSKNTHSEHQDSSGTEDEGAMKKGKISEGLSKMGILTRASHFRDFDQPEAKIPTHVFSLGESKLLDACEQQPDKLFKHNLHHFMRAYPKGTRVRSSNLDPAPLWRFGLQMVALNFQRINAAMMLNAAQFEGTGGWVLKPKGYLPVEGKQPKPERITCDLSIKILAAQGLGHRDDIPDAYVKCELHVESQTGPGQMQIPNGGKSKGGQRKYRTATRHNRDPDFCGELAHFPNIANVVPELSFVRIKIMDDALAQKDRLLGWVCYRLDRLPQGLLLVPLRGEDFKLTGGKLLLESHTKILTTAQAT, via the exons ATGACCGACAGACCAACGGCAGGCTTGAGCGATTGCGTCAAGAAGCACGCGCAAAAGGCCTATGAGCGCGACGCCAAAGGCCATCAAACTTTCGATGCCTTCCTCGAGACCCTCGTCAAGCCGGAGTCCTCGGCGGCGCTGCCTATCACGGAGGACCTGAGCCACCCGCTGTCGCATTACTACATCTCAAGCAGCCACAACA CTTATCTGTCGGGCAACCAGCTATGGGGCAAAATCACCACCGACTCCTACAAGGACGTCCTCATGCGAGGCTGTCGATGCATCGAGGTCGACATCTGGGACGGCGACTCGCCTTCTTCTTCAGAAGCAGAAGCTGAATCGCCCAAGACTGACCATGATGTCAACAAGCTCTCCGGGATGCTAAAGAAAGGCCTCAGCAAGCTCCGTTCTCAGTCGCCTTCAGCTCATGATGCACCCGACTCGCCCAAAGGTCACGCTGAACAGATGCCTACACCATGGCGAACCAATTCTGGCCGATATGAGCCTGTGATATACCACGGCTATACAGCTACCCGTGAAATGCCTTTCCGGAAAATGTGCGAGGCAGTCCGCGAGTATGCATTTCGGACTACCGATCTTCCTCTGATCGTGAGCCTTGAGGTGCACTGCTCTCCCGCTCAGCAAGACATT ATGGTAGAGCTCATGAACGACTATTGGAAGCCTTATCTGTATCGCGCACCAGCCGCTTTCTCCGACTCTACTCCCCTACCACCACTCGCGACCCTGAAGAAGACCATTCTAGTCAAGGTCAAGTACACACCTCCTGAGAAGGCCAAAGCTGCTCAATCCAAAAACACACACAGCGAACATCAGGACTCTAGTGGCACCGAAGACGAAGGAGCTATGAAGAAGGGAAAGATCTCCGAAGGTCTCAGCAAGATGGGAATTCTCACCCGGGCTTCCCACTTTCGCGACTTCGACCAGCCCGAAGCGAAGATCCCGACCCATGTTTTCTCTCTGGGCGAATCGAAACTCCTCGACGCTTGCGAGCAGCAACCGGACAAGTTGTTCAAACATAACTTGCATCACTTCATGAGAGCGTACCCGAAAGGTACAAGGGTGCGCTCTTCCAATCTAGACCCGGCTCCTCTCTGGCGCTTCGGCCTCCAGATG GTCGCATTGAACTTCCAGAGGATCAACGCAGCCATGATGCTCAATGCCGCTCAATTTGAAGGTACTGGGGGTTGGGTGTTGAAACCGAAAGGCTATCTGCCCGTCGAAGGCAAGCAGCCAAAGCCAGAGAGGATTACGTGCGACCTGTCGATCAAAATACTTGCAGCTCAAGGCCTTGGTCACCGAGACGACATACCCGACGCCTACGTAAAGTGCGAATTGCACGTCGAGAGCCAAACAGGACCGGGTCAAATGCAGATTCCGAACGGCGGCAAAAGCAAAGGAGGTCAACGAAAATATCGAACAGCCACTCGTCACAATCGTGACCCAGACTTTTGTGGGGAGCTCGCACATTTTCCCAATATCGCGAACGTCGTTCCAGAGCTGAGTTTCGTAAG GATCAAAATCATGGATGATGCGTTGGCGCAGAAGGACAGACTACTGGGATGGGTCTGCTATCGACTTGACAGGCTACCACAGGGCTTACTTCTGGTACCACTGCGAGGAGAGGACTTCAAATTGACAGGAGGAAAGCTACTGCTGGAGAGCCACACGAAGATCCTGACCACGGCACAAGCCACCTGA